A region of Nitrospirota bacterium DNA encodes the following proteins:
- a CDS encoding AarF/ABC1/UbiB kinase family protein, with product MPFSFFRLRRSANRIRQIVNVFLKYGFGKVIDQIQLGRFIPFRKRIREFGQWPGVKGPGAPERLRMAFAELGPSFIKLAQILSSRPDLITTLYADEFKKLQDRVPPFSSDEAIRIVESEIGLQIDMVFTSFEKIPVAAASIAQVHNAQLLDGSEVIVKIQRPNILEQLETDIGILTYAANLLEKYVPESKFFNPTGIVEEFSRTVRKELDFVEEGRNCMRFAKNFAANPDVCIPSIYTDFSTSKVLVMERIRGVRIDDIPGITQLGLDRKRLAQLGVDSYFKMVLEDGFFHADPHPGNIFAMPSGSIGFMDFGMVGRVTPELRETMANTFLALINKDFDGLIDHYLELGVIPEHVDLDAFRKEFKADLSDFLEPLYGKSIKEINFAEYLDTVTHLAIKHKMKIPSDLLLVNKAMLTLENLGRELDPDFDFIAAAEPYASRIIKERMRPGKIFDKARKNVMDLSEFALVFPKQIRQLIQKTLRDDLHVKMTHIGLDRLIRDMDRSSNRIAFGMIISAILLSSAIMHATGAGPTVMGFSLLGMSAFFFALLLGIWLIISIIRSGRL from the coding sequence ATGCCTTTTAGTTTCTTCAGGCTTCGCCGGAGCGCAAACAGGATCCGGCAGATCGTCAATGTCTTCCTGAAATATGGATTCGGCAAGGTCATAGACCAGATCCAGCTTGGCCGGTTCATTCCTTTCCGAAAGCGCATCAGGGAATTCGGACAATGGCCAGGAGTCAAGGGACCCGGGGCTCCGGAACGCCTCAGAATGGCTTTTGCCGAGCTCGGACCGAGCTTCATAAAACTTGCACAGATCCTTTCCTCCCGGCCTGACCTCATCACCACGCTCTACGCCGATGAATTCAAAAAACTTCAGGACCGGGTGCCGCCCTTCTCTTCTGACGAAGCCATCCGTATTGTTGAGTCCGAGATCGGCCTTCAGATCGATATGGTTTTTACGTCGTTCGAGAAGATACCGGTGGCCGCGGCATCTATTGCGCAGGTCCACAATGCACAACTCCTTGATGGAAGCGAGGTTATTGTAAAGATCCAGCGTCCCAATATCCTTGAGCAGCTCGAGACGGACATAGGAATTCTGACCTATGCAGCGAATCTTCTGGAAAAATATGTACCCGAAAGCAAGTTCTTCAATCCGACGGGTATTGTGGAGGAGTTCTCAAGAACGGTCAGGAAAGAGCTGGATTTTGTCGAGGAAGGCCGGAACTGTATGCGATTCGCCAAGAATTTTGCTGCAAACCCGGATGTCTGTATCCCGTCAATATATACCGATTTCTCGACATCAAAGGTCCTGGTCATGGAGCGCATCAGGGGTGTCCGCATCGATGATATTCCCGGCATCACACAGCTTGGCCTTGACAGGAAACGATTGGCCCAGCTCGGCGTTGATTCATACTTCAAGATGGTCCTTGAGGACGGATTTTTTCATGCAGATCCCCATCCCGGAAATATCTTTGCCATGCCCTCCGGCTCAATAGGCTTTATGGACTTCGGCATGGTAGGCAGAGTGACGCCTGAGCTCCGTGAAACCATGGCAAATACATTTCTCGCGCTCATCAACAAGGATTTTGACGGACTCATCGACCACTATCTCGAGCTCGGCGTTATTCCTGAACATGTGGATCTGGATGCCTTCAGAAAAGAATTCAAGGCTGACCTTTCAGATTTTCTCGAACCGCTCTACGGCAAGTCGATCAAAGAGATCAATTTTGCCGAGTATCTTGATACGGTGACCCATCTTGCGATCAAGCACAAGATGAAAATTCCGTCTGACCTGCTCCTGGTCAACAAGGCAATGCTTACGCTTGAGAACCTGGGCAGGGAACTGGATCCTGACTTTGACTTCATTGCAGCCGCAGAACCCTATGCCTCCAGGATCATCAAGGAACGCATGAGGCCCGGCAAGATCTTCGACAAGGCACGCAAGAATGTGATGGATCTGAGCGAGTTTGCCCTTGTATTCCCCAAACAGATCCGGCAGCTCATTCAGAAGACCCTGCGCGATGACCTGCATGTAAAGATGACCCATATCGGCCTTGATCGACTGATCCGCGACATGGACCGGTCAAGCAACCGCATAGCGTTCGGCATGATCATCAGCGCCATTCTGCTCAGTTCTGCAATCATGCATGCCACCGGAGCAGGGCCCACAGTCATGGGTTTTTCCCTCTTAGGCATGTCCGCCTTCTTTTTTGCTCTTCTTCTTGGTATCTGGCTTATCATCTCGATCATCCGTTCAGGGCGTCTTTAA
- a CDS encoding FecR domain-containing protein — translation MLQKLNMHFLRFLKKSFSIFVVAIFIVPLARGETAAALKEVGNIRELRGTAYILREKQKNEAQKNEPVFGSDTVRTAGKSRAKLLFIDDSVVMVGENTSFVVTEYIRGSKNISVFNLIDGVMNVIVGKSKFEVRTPSAVTAARGTSYLVWVEGTKTGLAVTEGRVDLSEINAAPDKKILVPAGRTSYVEIGKPPVIATRTNPDLIKRFYDETLEPEERWGPKLLKATGSGIPPPGSVNPAQARLMALRAAKVDAMRNLAEQVSGVTIVSDTSIRDFVTKHDTIKSRVDSFIKGAWISEERELADGTMEVDMELALGIGFRRMFLEQIEK, via the coding sequence TTGTTACAGAAATTGAATATGCATTTTTTGCGGTTTTTAAAAAAAAGTTTCAGTATCTTTGTGGTTGCCATCTTCATCGTGCCGCTGGCTCGTGGAGAAACGGCTGCTGCCTTGAAAGAGGTCGGCAATATCCGTGAACTGAGGGGGACGGCCTATATTCTGCGAGAAAAACAGAAAAATGAGGCGCAGAAAAATGAACCTGTTTTCGGATCAGACACGGTCAGGACTGCCGGAAAATCGAGGGCCAAGCTTCTTTTTATTGATGATTCGGTAGTCATGGTTGGTGAAAATACAAGCTTTGTTGTGACAGAGTATATCAGGGGCAGCAAAAATATATCGGTATTTAATCTGATCGATGGCGTGATGAACGTGATCGTTGGCAAGTCGAAGTTCGAGGTGAGGACTCCGTCTGCAGTAACCGCTGCACGCGGCACATCGTATCTCGTCTGGGTAGAAGGCACCAAAACCGGCCTTGCGGTCACTGAGGGCAGGGTCGATCTGAGTGAGATCAACGCTGCTCCTGATAAGAAGATCCTTGTTCCGGCCGGAAGAACAAGCTATGTTGAGATCGGAAAACCGCCGGTTATTGCGACCAGAACCAATCCTGATCTTATAAAGAGATTTTATGATGAGACGCTCGAGCCGGAAGAACGCTGGGGTCCTAAGTTGCTCAAGGCAACCGGAAGCGGCATACCACCGCCCGGCTCCGTGAATCCTGCACAGGCGCGGCTTATGGCATTGCGAGCGGCAAAAGTTGATGCCATGAGAAACCTTGCTGAGCAGGTCTCCGGTGTCACTATCGTTTCTGATACCAGTATCCGTGATTTTGTGACAAAACATGATACGATCAAGTCCCGTGTAGATTCCTTTATAAAGGGCGCCTGGATCTCTGAGGAGAGGGAACTTGCTGACGGCACAATGGAAGTTGATATGGAGCTTGCCCTGGGAATCGGGTTCAGAAGGATGTTTCTCGAACAGATTGAGAAGTAA
- a CDS encoding flagellar assembly protein T N-terminal domain-containing protein — MNRSFSRTPRILFGILAISLWIIVSAAMAAEMITADGFAAMIGGNKVIARDKAIDDALRKAVEQAVGTMVSSDSMTENYKVIHDKILARTSGYVEKYKILSEGPEGDLYRVRLQAEIGRADLTSDLSALGLLHVMVEKPKVMVIIDEKVGGLYGTTGSESVGQAESTIIEKLLGSGFNVVDADTVRANITRDKALRILEGDNKAAAAEGLKYGAQVVITGKAFSKNAGGKLYGTNMQSIQATLQARVVRTDTGKVIASKSAQGAQVHIDEMQGGALAIKEASEKLSDELIEMIVKQWSGEVYGRSQEITVMINGLVSYRHLAAVKKILEKETQGVKAVHQRSFTGGVAELALDYGGKSSNIADELAARKFTGFRLEPTNVTPHRIDVKAVLEK; from the coding sequence ATGAACCGGAGTTTCAGCAGAACGCCGCGCATCCTTTTTGGCATTCTGGCCATTTCATTATGGATTATAGTATCCGCAGCCATGGCGGCAGAGATGATCACTGCTGACGGGTTTGCCGCAATGATTGGAGGGAACAAGGTCATTGCCAGGGACAAGGCCATTGATGACGCCTTGAGAAAGGCGGTCGAACAGGCGGTCGGCACTATGGTCTCTTCCGATTCCATGACCGAGAATTATAAGGTTATCCATGACAAGATCCTGGCCCGCACATCCGGATATGTCGAAAAGTACAAGATCCTCTCGGAAGGTCCGGAAGGCGATCTCTACCGCGTCAGGCTGCAGGCTGAGATAGGCAGGGCCGATCTCACGAGCGACCTGAGCGCACTCGGACTGCTGCATGTTATGGTCGAAAAGCCGAAGGTGATGGTGATCATCGATGAGAAGGTGGGCGGGTTATACGGAACGACCGGATCGGAGAGCGTCGGGCAGGCCGAATCGACTATTATCGAGAAACTGCTTGGTTCAGGCTTCAATGTGGTCGACGCAGATACGGTCAGGGCGAATATCACACGGGACAAGGCATTGCGAATCCTTGAGGGCGACAACAAGGCTGCAGCAGCAGAGGGTCTGAAATACGGAGCCCAGGTTGTTATCACCGGCAAGGCATTTTCGAAGAATGCGGGCGGCAAGCTGTACGGGACCAATATGCAGTCCATTCAGGCAACGCTTCAGGCCAGGGTTGTCAGGACTGACACCGGCAAGGTAATAGCGTCAAAGAGCGCCCAGGGGGCGCAGGTGCATATAGATGAAATGCAGGGAGGTGCCCTTGCGATCAAGGAGGCGAGCGAGAAACTTTCTGACGAACTTATCGAGATGATCGTAAAACAGTGGAGCGGCGAGGTCTATGGCCGTTCCCAGGAGATCACGGTTATGATAAATGGTCTGGTTTCCTACCGGCATCTTGCTGCGGTCAAGAAGATCCTTGAAAAAGAGACCCAGGGCGTAAAGGCCGTGCACCAGCGGAGCTTTACCGGAGGGGTTGCCGAACTGGCCCTTGATTACGGCGGCAAGTCATCCAATATCGCTGATGAGCTGGCAGCAAGAAAGTTTACCGGTTTCAGACTGGAGCCGACAAATGTCACACCCCACAGGATAGATGTAAAGGCGGTTTTGGAGAAGTAA
- a CDS encoding LPP20 family lipoprotein: protein MHRRVLAGILMVMMFALAGCQTSEVREGRPLGEVGPAYDAPVQREEWVPFKVTAKGGGAPPPNAVNQAQARLMAERAAKVDAMRNLLEQAYGVTIKSRTTVKDFITQNDTIKARVDAYIKGAKVIDTRYLSDGSVEIEMEIILDYQFRRMFP from the coding sequence ATGCATAGGAGAGTTTTGGCAGGGATATTGATGGTAATGATGTTTGCGTTGGCAGGATGTCAGACGTCTGAAGTGCGTGAAGGCCGGCCGCTCGGGGAAGTTGGTCCGGCGTACGACGCGCCTGTTCAAAGGGAGGAGTGGGTCCCCTTCAAGGTTACGGCAAAGGGTGGCGGCGCACCTCCTCCGAATGCGGTTAATCAGGCTCAGGCAAGGTTGATGGCCGAACGTGCTGCAAAGGTCGATGCAATGAGGAACCTGCTTGAACAGGCCTATGGCGTGACGATCAAATCCCGCACTACGGTCAAGGACTTTATCACCCAGAATGATACGATAAAGGCGAGAGTCGATGCGTACATCAAGGGTGCAAAGGTGATTGATACGCGGTATCTCAGTGACGGCAGCGTCGAGATAGAGATGGAGATCATCCTCGACTATCAGTTCAGGAGAATGTTCCCATGA
- a CDS encoding LPP20 family lipoprotein, translating into MKRIIKCFTLGSLYMLSALLITAISTPAAEAQVGPQQRLMAKRAAKVDALRNLGETIYGVQINSQTKVRDFITESDTIRAKLATVIQGAREVDYVERPDGTAEVTVEITLGRVEDILGRRLLYDQQVFTAVGYGAPNGEPARGYAPAPAAPVNDVIRAKGNGVEPNDPSMSPPEKALMGKRAAKLDALRNLLEQVYGVTLRSKTTVRDFVTQSDDMKARVNAFVRGARVVSERALGDGSYEVEVELELAPLMRIFPDR; encoded by the coding sequence ATGAAAAGAATCATTAAATGTTTCACGCTGGGCAGCCTGTACATGTTGAGCGCCCTGCTGATCACGGCAATATCCACACCGGCGGCAGAAGCCCAGGTAGGGCCGCAGCAGCGGTTAATGGCGAAACGTGCAGCCAAGGTGGATGCCTTAAGAAATCTTGGTGAGACGATTTACGGCGTTCAGATCAATTCCCAGACCAAGGTAAGGGATTTTATTACCGAGTCTGATACTATTCGCGCCAAGCTTGCTACGGTGATACAGGGCGCCCGCGAGGTGGACTATGTCGAGAGACCTGACGGCACTGCAGAGGTTACCGTTGAAATAACCCTGGGCCGTGTTGAGGACATCCTGGGCCGTCGCCTGCTCTATGACCAGCAGGTCTTTACTGCAGTGGGCTATGGAGCCCCGAACGGTGAGCCTGCGCGCGGCTATGCGCCTGCACCGGCAGCTCCTGTGAACGATGTTATCCGGGCAAAGGGGAATGGGGTTGAACCCAATGATCCTTCCATGTCGCCCCCAGAAAAAGCACTCATGGGTAAACGTGCGGCAAAGCTTGATGCATTGCGGAATCTTCTCGAGCAGGTCTATGGCGTTACGCTGAGGTCGAAGACGACGGTCAGGGATTTTGTGACCCAGAGCGATGACATGAAGGCCCGCGTGAATGCATTTGTCCGGGGTGCGAGGGTCGTTTCTGAACGCGCTCTCGGCGATGGCAGCTATGAGGTGGAGGTAGAGCTGGAGCTGGCTCCGCTCATGAGAATTTTTCCGGACAGATAA
- a CDS encoding anthranilate synthase component I family protein has protein sequence MSSPKDSTAFRCQPVFREIPFQSPFDAYKKVCTENSLLMESLKGPEQISRYSFIGIEPYLIFTVKDSLIEINGMGRRTVLQGRPLQHLRELLAAVIQDPVEGLPPFQGGAAGMLSYDFVRYFESLPSIADDDLNIPDAHFLMFDRVIAFDLMQEKCWIIISPGARDRAAGRSDIVRPQEELVREAAEHMERIAAQIDRESDITSGDSGQETPAIFSETDMEQYMAMVRKAKDYIAAGDIFQANLSLRLSADIGGVPPLHVYEILRRINPSPFAAYLDLGDYQIASSSPERLVRVKGRAVDTRPIAGTRPRGKDLQGDDDMKAELLLNEKERAEHIMLIDLERNDMGKVCDYGSVHVDELMITEQYSHVIHIVSNVRGVLAEGMDCFDVIRATFPGGTITGVPKVRCMEIIDELEPRRRGPYTGSIGYIGYNGNMDLNIIIRTFLLKEGKAYVQAGAGIVADSEPEREYYESLKKAEALISTLKML, from the coding sequence ATGTCCTCACCAAAAGATTCGACCGCATTTCGCTGTCAGCCTGTTTTCCGGGAGATCCCTTTTCAAAGCCCTTTTGACGCGTATAAGAAGGTGTGCACGGAAAACAGCCTGCTCATGGAGAGTCTGAAGGGTCCGGAGCAGATCTCCCGCTACTCATTCATCGGCATTGAACCCTATCTGATCTTCACGGTCAAGGATAGCCTCATCGAGATCAACGGTATGGGCAGAAGGACCGTTCTGCAGGGAAGACCGCTGCAGCATTTACGGGAACTTCTGGCCGCTGTCATTCAGGATCCCGTTGAAGGTCTGCCTCCTTTTCAGGGAGGTGCAGCCGGCATGCTCAGTTATGATTTTGTGCGGTATTTTGAGAGCCTGCCGAGCATCGCTGACGATGATCTCAATATTCCGGATGCGCACTTCCTTATGTTCGACCGTGTGATCGCATTTGACCTGATGCAGGAAAAGTGCTGGATCATCATAAGCCCCGGAGCACGCGACAGGGCAGCCGGCCGTTCAGATATCGTCAGGCCTCAGGAAGAGCTCGTTAGAGAAGCGGCTGAGCATATGGAGAGAATAGCTGCTCAGATCGATCGTGAGTCAGATATCACATCAGGGGACAGCGGTCAGGAGACCCCGGCCATATTTTCTGAGACGGATATGGAGCAGTATATGGCGATGGTTCGAAAGGCCAAGGATTATATAGCTGCGGGAGATATATTTCAGGCCAATCTTTCTCTCCGGCTCTCTGCGGATATCGGCGGCGTGCCCCCTCTGCACGTCTATGAGATCCTGCGCCGGATCAATCCGTCCCCTTTTGCAGCTTATCTCGATCTTGGTGATTATCAGATTGCCAGTTCCTCACCGGAAAGACTGGTTCGTGTCAAGGGCAGAGCTGTGGATACGCGGCCTATTGCCGGCACGCGGCCCAGAGGAAAGGATCTGCAGGGTGACGATGACATGAAGGCAGAGCTTCTGCTGAATGAAAAAGAGCGGGCAGAGCATATCATGCTCATCGATCTTGAGCGTAATGATATGGGCAAGGTCTGCGACTACGGGAGCGTACATGTGGATGAGCTCATGATCACCGAGCAGTACTCGCATGTTATCCATATCGTATCCAACGTCAGAGGCGTGCTCGCGGAAGGCATGGACTGTTTTGATGTGATCAGGGCAACGTTCCCGGGAGGCACTATTACGGGAGTGCCGAAAGTGCGCTGTATGGAGATCATCGATGAACTGGAGCCGAGAAGGCGGGGGCCATATACGGGTTCGATCGGCTATATCGGATACAACGGGAATATGGATCTCAATATTATCATCAGGACGTTCCTGCTGAAAGAGGGTAAGGCATATGTACAGGCCGGCGCCGGGATCGTTGCCGATTCCGAGCCTGAACGCGAATATTACGAGAGCTTAAAGAAGGCTGAAGCCCTGATTAGTACCCTGAAAATGCTTTAA
- the pyrF gene encoding orotidine-5'-phosphate decarboxylase produces the protein MSLNEKLILALDVDDYSYAVDLVDRFSPHIEIFKVGLELHTIAGSRIIEAIHKRGRKVFLDLKFHDIPNTVAKAGISAARLGVFMFNVHASGGLDMMQKCRDEVVNVCLAENIARPRIIAVTVLTSMSQEVLKNEIGIQHSLRTQVRHLAGLALKAGIDGVVASALEAALIRGHCGRGFLIVTPGIRPSWASADDQHRMMTPKKALQEGSDYLVMGRAILNHADPEKAIKLIQEEMARA, from the coding sequence ATGAGCCTAAACGAAAAACTCATTCTTGCCCTTGATGTCGATGATTACTCTTACGCAGTCGATCTGGTTGATAGATTTTCTCCGCATATAGAGATATTCAAGGTGGGACTTGAACTGCATACTATTGCCGGGTCGAGAATAATTGAGGCTATTCATAAAAGAGGCAGGAAGGTGTTTCTGGATCTCAAATTCCATGATATTCCCAATACTGTTGCAAAGGCCGGCATTTCAGCGGCACGGCTGGGCGTTTTCATGTTCAACGTCCATGCATCAGGCGGACTGGATATGATGCAGAAGTGCAGGGACGAAGTTGTGAACGTCTGTCTTGCTGAGAATATCGCGAGACCGAGGATCATAGCCGTTACGGTGCTGACCAGCATGTCGCAGGAAGTTCTGAAGAATGAGATCGGTATACAGCACAGCCTCAGAACACAGGTGAGACACCTCGCCGGACTTGCGCTTAAGGCAGGGATTGATGGTGTTGTTGCATCTGCCCTTGAGGCGGCCCTGATCAGGGGGCATTGCGGGAGGGGTTTTCTTATCGTGACGCCCGGGATCAGGCCTTCCTGGGCATCTGCAGACGATCAGCACAGGATGATGACGCCTAAAAAAGCTCTCCAGGAGGGATCTGACTACCTTGTCATGGGCAGAGCTATTCTGAATCATGCTGATCCTGAGAAGGCGATCAAACTTATACAGGAAGAGATGGCCAGGGCATAA
- a CDS encoding dCTP deaminase — MVKNDRWIIEAAKKGMIEPFEQAQVRKGVISYGVSAYGYDIRIADDFKVPKPQTGRVIDPKNFDENNFEHFKGDDCLIPANSYVICRSLEYLRIPRDVLVICFGKSTYARSGVVVNITPLEPEWEGYITISVSNTSPFPVRLYANEGLAQLVFLRADEVCVTSYADKKGKYQAQKDIVLPKVEKI, encoded by the coding sequence ATGGTAAAGAACGACCGATGGATCATAGAGGCCGCAAAGAAGGGCATGATAGAGCCCTTTGAGCAGGCACAGGTGAGGAAAGGCGTCATTTCCTATGGCGTAAGTGCATACGGTTATGACATCAGGATTGCCGATGATTTCAAGGTCCCAAAACCTCAGACCGGCAGGGTGATCGATCCCAAGAATTTCGACGAAAACAATTTCGAGCACTTCAAGGGCGATGATTGCCTGATACCGGCAAACTCCTATGTCATCTGCCGCTCACTCGAATATCTGAGGATACCTCGTGACGTACTCGTGATCTGTTTTGGAAAATCTACCTATGCCCGGAGCGGTGTTGTCGTCAATATCACGCCTCTTGAGCCCGAGTGGGAGGGATATATAACCATTTCTGTTTCGAATACGTCGCCTTTTCCGGTACGACTCTATGCGAACGAAGGACTTGCGCAGCTGGTATTTCTGCGTGCGGATGAGGTCTGCGTGACATCGTATGCCGACAAAAAGGGTAAATACCAGGCGCAGAAAGATATTGTGCTGCCAAAGGTAGAGAAAATATGA
- a CDS encoding YajQ family cyclic di-GMP-binding protein, with translation MADEHSFDIASKIDLQEVLNAEQQATKEISQRFDFKGSKSSIELNKEKHEITLISDDELKLKTVVDILQTKLVKRGISLKALDYGKIEQASGNSVRQIVTLQQGIPVEKSKEIVKIIKDTKMKVQAEIQKDQVRVKAKKIDDLQALIALLRGKDLGIHIDCINFR, from the coding sequence ATGGCAGATGAGCATTCTTTTGACATTGCGAGCAAGATAGACCTGCAGGAGGTCCTGAACGCTGAACAGCAGGCCACAAAAGAAATATCACAGAGGTTCGACTTTAAGGGCAGCAAGAGCTCGATAGAGCTGAACAAGGAAAAACACGAGATCACCCTTATCTCTGACGACGAGCTTAAACTGAAAACGGTTGTCGATATTCTTCAGACAAAACTGGTCAAACGAGGCATATCGCTAAAGGCTCTCGACTACGGCAAGATCGAACAGGCGTCCGGCAATAGTGTGCGCCAGATAGTGACCCTTCAGCAGGGTATTCCGGTCGAGAAATCAAAAGAGATCGTCAAGATCATCAAGGATACGAAGATGAAGGTCCAGGCAGAGATACAAAAAGACCAGGTCAGAGTAAAAGCCAAGAAGATCGACGACCTTCAGGCGCTGATAGCCCTGTTACGGGGAAAGGACCTCGGGATCCATATCGACTGCATTAACTTCCGCTGA
- the rnc gene encoding ribonuclease III yields MIRLNKKDLIQEAEKNLQYCFSNKELLLEALTHKSYYHENRERTDVHNERLEFLGDSVIGLVIVEFLFLHEQTCSEAVLAKIKSYIVSEPVFAGIAQELSLGNSLLLGKGEKSTGGTTKKSILANTLEAVMGAIYLDGGFETVRKMIHNLFRERILRALESGDFFDYKTELQEKSQMLFGNLPQYHVIKQQGEEHERIFTVAVSLNGKQLGIASGRKKKEAESLAAKKALEIVSGSAEVNAVDMDPEVLSP; encoded by the coding sequence TTGATCCGGCTGAACAAAAAAGACCTTATTCAGGAAGCGGAAAAGAACCTTCAGTATTGCTTCAGCAACAAAGAACTCCTTCTCGAAGCACTCACCCATAAGTCCTATTATCACGAGAACAGGGAAAGAACCGACGTGCATAACGAGCGGCTCGAGTTCCTGGGCGACTCGGTCATAGGCCTTGTTATAGTGGAATTCCTTTTCCTTCATGAACAGACCTGCAGTGAAGCGGTCCTGGCGAAGATCAAGTCCTATATCGTGAGCGAACCGGTCTTTGCCGGGATTGCGCAGGAGCTTTCCCTCGGCAATTCTCTTTTGCTGGGGAAGGGCGAGAAATCAACAGGGGGCACAACAAAGAAGTCCATTCTTGCCAATACGCTTGAGGCGGTCATGGGTGCGATCTATCTTGACGGCGGCTTTGAGACCGTCAGAAAGATGATCCACAACCTGTTTCGCGAGCGTATTTTACGCGCATTGGAAAGCGGAGACTTTTTTGATTACAAGACGGAACTTCAGGAGAAAAGTCAGATGTTGTTCGGGAACCTGCCGCAGTACCATGTCATCAAACAGCAGGGTGAAGAGCACGAGCGAATATTTACGGTAGCCGTCTCGTTGAATGGAAAACAGCTCGGCATCGCCTCAGGGCGGAAAAAAAAGGAAGCTGAGTCCCTTGCTGCAAAAAAAGCGCTTGAAATAGTGTCAGGCTCAGCGGAAGTTAATGCAGTCGATATGGATCCCGAGGTCCTTTCCCCGTAA
- the fabF gene encoding beta-ketoacyl-ACP synthase II — translation MNRRRVVVTGLGLVTPLGIGVEKSWAGLMQGRSGIRRITHFDASTFPTQIAGEVDGFNPEDYIEIKEIKKMDRFIQFGIAAAAMAMEDSGLKINETEAPRVGVYVGAGMGGLPAIEHYHKVLLEKGPRKITPFFIPMLIINLAAGQISIRFGAKGPNAAPATACATGSHAIGDAFKIIQRGDADAMIAGGTESVITAMGIGGFNAMKALSTRNDEPEKASRPFDRDRDGFIMGEGAGIVILEELEHARNRNAKIYAELVGYGLTGDAYHITSPAPGGEGAVRCMNMALKDAAVPASEVNYINAHGTSTKHGDELETNAIKTVFGDHAYTLAVSSTKSMTGHLLGAAGGVEAVFSVLSIHNSMLPPTINLDNPDEGCDLDYVAHKARPASVRYALSNSFGFGGTNACLLFKKFEN, via the coding sequence ATGAACAGAAGACGCGTAGTCGTAACCGGGCTCGGCCTTGTTACCCCTCTCGGCATCGGCGTCGAAAAGAGCTGGGCGGGACTCATGCAGGGAAGATCAGGGATCCGGAGAATAACGCATTTTGATGCATCGACCTTTCCCACGCAGATAGCGGGAGAGGTCGATGGTTTTAATCCCGAAGATTATATCGAGATCAAAGAGATCAAGAAGATGGACCGGTTCATCCAGTTCGGGATCGCTGCTGCTGCCATGGCGATGGAGGACTCGGGCCTGAAGATCAACGAAACGGAGGCTCCGCGCGTTGGCGTTTACGTGGGTGCCGGTATGGGCGGCCTTCCGGCAATTGAGCATTATCACAAGGTCCTCCTTGAAAAAGGACCGAGAAAGATAACACCCTTTTTTATTCCGATGCTTATCATTAATCTGGCTGCCGGGCAGATATCGATCAGGTTTGGCGCAAAAGGCCCCAATGCCGCTCCGGCGACTGCCTGTGCAACAGGGAGTCACGCCATCGGCGATGCCTTCAAGATCATTCAGCGCGGCGATGCTGATGCCATGATAGCAGGCGGCACCGAGTCAGTTATCACTGCCATGGGTATCGGCGGGTTCAATGCCATGAAGGCGCTTTCTACGCGAAACGATGAGCCTGAAAAGGCGAGCAGACCCTTTGACCGCGACCGCGACGGATTTATCATGGGCGAAGGGGCGGGTATCGTTATCCTTGAGGAGCTCGAGCATGCACGTAACCGTAATGCAAAGATCTATGCTGAACTCGTGGGATATGGACTGACCGGCGATGCTTATCACATCACGTCTCCTGCGCCGGGCGGGGAGGGCGCTGTTCGCTGCATGAACATGGCCCTTAAGGATGCTGCCGTACCGGCTTCCGAGGTCAACTATATCAATGCCCACGGCACCTCAACAAAGCACGGCGATGAGCTTGAAACGAATGCCATTAAGACTGTTTTTGGGGATCACGCATATACCCTTGCCGTGAGTTCTACAAAATCCATGACCGGTCATCTTCTGGGCGCTGCAGGCGGCGTTGAGGCCGTGTTCAGCGTGCTCAGTATTCATAACAGCATGCTGCCGCCGACGATAAATCTCGACAACCCTGACGAGGGGTGTGATCTTGACTATGTGGCTCACAAGGCAAGGCCTGCATCAGTGCGCTATGCACTTTCCAATTCCTTTGGATTTGGCGGCACCAACGCCTGCCTGCTCTTTAAAAAGTTCGAGAATTGA
- the acpP gene encoding acyl carrier protein — MVEEKVKEIIAKQLGVNAAEITTESSFVEDLGADSLDTVELVMAFEEAFNVEIPDEDAEKITKVKDAISYISKKQA, encoded by the coding sequence ATGGTAGAGGAAAAAGTAAAAGAGATCATAGCGAAGCAGCTTGGGGTGAATGCTGCAGAGATCACGACAGAGTCTTCATTTGTGGAGGATCTGGGTGCCGATTCGCTCGACACGGTTGAACTGGTTATGGCGTTTGAAGAGGCGTTCAATGTAGAAATCCCTGACGAAGATGCAGAGAAGATCACGAAGGTCAAGGACGCCATCAGCTACATAAGCAAGAAACAGGCTTAA